A genomic segment from Flavobacterium litorale encodes:
- the pth gene encoding aminoacyl-tRNA hydrolase, with amino-acid sequence MKKFLIAGLGNIGAEYVNTRHNIGFKVLDKLAQQESIDFTTAKLGAVAECKIKGRTLILLKPNTYMNLSGKAVKYWLEKEKIPLENLLVVTDDLNIAFGTIRIKAKGSDGGHNGLKSIQQVLNTATYPRFRFGISDEFKKGSQVDYVLGEWDEDEKAKLPERLETAAEAIKSFALAGLANTMNGFNGK; translated from the coding sequence ATGAAGAAATTTCTTATAGCAGGACTTGGCAATATAGGTGCCGAATATGTAAACACGCGCCATAATATAGGCTTTAAGGTACTGGATAAATTAGCGCAGCAGGAAAGCATCGATTTTACCACAGCTAAACTAGGTGCTGTTGCAGAATGCAAAATTAAGGGGCGAACATTAATTTTACTAAAGCCTAATACCTACATGAACCTTAGTGGCAAAGCTGTAAAGTACTGGTTAGAAAAAGAGAAGATTCCGCTAGAAAATTTATTAGTGGTAACCGACGACCTCAACATAGCGTTTGGCACAATACGCATTAAGGCTAAAGGGAGTGATGGTGGACATAACGGACTAAAAAGCATACAACAGGTACTAAATACAGCTACGTATCCGCGTTTTCGTTTTGGGATAAGCGATGAGTTTAAGAAAGGCAGTCAGGTTGATTACGTTTTGGGTGAATGGGATGAAGATGAAAAAGCAAAATTACCCGAGCGTTTAGAAACAGCTGCAGAAGCTATAAAATCATTCGCGTTGGCAGGGCTTGCCAATACTATGAACGGGTTTAACGGCAAATAG